The stretch of DNA CGTTTCCAACAAGAAGAATATGCCAGAACCCAGTCTGTTTGTGTGGTAGAAACTGATGACATTATCTGTGACGATACTGATGAAGCGGGGCAACAGTCTAAAGATAATTTTGTGTCGGGCGTCACGGAACCTACCGAAGCAACTTCGGAAGGTATTGTTCTTTCTGCATTAGTTCCAACACCTGTCATGCGCATGAATGACAATGGCACTTGTCTCTCCCTACACCAACCGTGGGCCGGGCTCCTTGTCGCTGGCATAAAGGTGCATGAGGGCCGTGTGTGGAGCACAGACTATCGCGGCCGACTTTGGATTCACGCAGCCTCCTCACAGCCACACGACATCAGAGAAGTGGAGGAGAAATATGCTAAATTTATGGAACCCAATCAAAAGTTTCCCGAACATTACCCGACACGTGTATTACTGGGTTACGTGTTTCTCATGGACTGCATGGATCGGGAAAGGTATGAGGAGAATTATACGCCTGAACAACGACAAGAGGagtcccccttttcatttatatGTGCTGTCGGTAAAACACTTCCTTTCCCACTTCCGATGAGTGGTAATCACAAGTTGTTTCGTTTAGACCGTAAATTGCATATAGCTGCCAGGAAGCAACTTATGGAGGTGAACTAAACATCTGCATTTTCTGGTCTAGGAACGAACGAAAAGCTCTCTTTCGGTAACCGCTGTTGTGTTGGAGGAAGTACGAGGAAGATGACTGAGTGGATTCCCCTTGAGATTTGCCCCTCCTCGCTTACCTATTTCACATCCTTATTGGTTCGCTTATTCCTGGTTGTGGGCTTCAGCACTGAGGATTAGCGAGGGAGGGTTTTGTTTGGCTACTTTTCAAATTTTGGTCCGCGTACCCCTAACCCGCCATACTTGTTAATTCTGTGCTTACACTCACATCTGGTGTCTTCCATCTGTCGTACCCCTCAGTTTCTTCTTTACCCTGTGTCCTCTTTCTGCGTGTTCACGTTTACGTtcatacacgcacacgcctGGTTTGTGAAAGGTTTCTCTCCGCTACGGCTTGTGCGCTCACTTGTGTTTTCTGCCTCATTAACCATTTGTGCTGTCACTGTCGTGACGTGGAGCGAGTGACGACAATTGCTGTGGTACtttgaattattattattattatcactcgCTTGAGTCGGTCAGAAGTGAGGAAGTAGGAAAGAAGAGGTCAAGTTGAGGGGTTACTTACCCAAAGGCTGTGTAAGGAAACCGAGCGGCTTTTGTATCTCTCAACATGCCTAAACGTGAAAGGGAAGACAGTAAGGACAGCTGCAGCGGTGATACTAGTTGCTCAACCGATAGCAGCACGAGTGACTCGAGCTCTTCATGTTcgattttctcttcttctagCGGCAGtgcgaaaagaagaagcaaaaaggcGTCTTTTGAAGTCCATAAGATCGACAACGGCAACAGCGGCGACACCACTAGTAAAAGCAACACATCTCCTAGACCAAATGATGGTGCGGTCAAGTTGGATGTTAGTGCAGTGCTGCGTGCGGAGCTGCAACCCAAACTTACTGAAACGCTGGGGGATCATGCGTTAGAGCCCGTATATGGTATCAAAGATGAAAATAATGGTAACAGTGGCCGTGCTGTATACGAGGACGGTGGTGGCATGCAACATGAAGGATACGGTAATATATCAAGCGATAATGACTCTCTTGATGACAGGTTCGGAACATCCGCATCCACTTCGAGTACCGACGCTGATGACGAAGCCGTTGAAGACTTCCGGGAGAGACTTTTGGCGCACGCGCAGGTGACCAGTGCGGCCAAAAAAGAGCACAGCACATCAATTGAAAGTGAAGGTCTGCTAGGTAGCGGACTAAATCCCGCCCGAGCACTGGAGCACTTGCGAAAGGCATTGCTCAAGCCAGTTTCTTCCACGGCACTCGCAGTTGTAAGCGCCACTGATGAATCCCATGACCTCATGGATGCCGTGGTTTCAGCGAAACTCCCACCTCCACCTGCCGATGACGTAAAACGGTTGAGGAAACTTCATTATGTGGACCATAGCACTATTGAATATCCACCAATACAGAAAGAGTTTTACGTTTCTCCACCTGATGTCAGGGGCCTCGACGCAGGGGAGCTAAAAGAGTTGCTGAAAGAACTTGACGGTGCCAAGGTACGTGGTCGTGATCCACCACGACCGATGCGTAGTTGGACGGGATCCGGTCTTGCGGACTCTGTACTTGAGGCGCTCGCGGAAGGGGGATTTCAGCAACCATTTGCCGTGCAATCGTTAGGTGCTCCTGTTCTTATGAGTGGCCGTGACCTGCTTGTTGTCGCCAAAACGGGATCCGGAAAAACGCTGTCGTATCTGCTCCCACTCATCCGGCATTGCATGGGTCAGAGAGCatgtaaaaagggagagggccCAATCACCCTTGTTTTGGTTCCTACGCACGAACTTGGTTGCCAGATTGTGAGGGTTGCGGAGAAGCTCTGCTCTGCAGCTCACCTACGACTCGTTGCTTCGTACGGATTGGTTCCCCTTTCTGATAACATAAAGCAGTGTCGTGCGGGTTGCGAGGTGATGGTCTCAACACCGGGTCGTCTACTCGATCTTCTTACAGTTGGTGGCGGGGGTGTGCTTTCCCTCAggtttgtttctttcgttgTTGTGGATGAGGCTGATCGCATGTTTGATAGTGGTTTTGCAGAGCATGTGGAAGCTTTTTTGAAGAATATCCGTCCGGACCGTCAACTGGCGATGTTTAGCGCCACCATGCCGAAAGAACTGAAAAAGGTAATTTGTCGCCATTTGCATGACCCAATAGAAATTACGGTGGGTGGAAAACCAACGCCGGCTTCTAATGTGGAGCagcgtttctttttcttcgacGAAGAGCTTTACGATGTGGACGTGGAAAGCCGCAGTGAAGACAAAAAGTTTTTGAAGCTTTTGCAAATTCTTGGTGAGGAGGGTGGAAACGGAGAACATCTTATTCTTATATTTACACAGCAGAAAAAGGAATGTGATGAACTATTCGCGCGACTCTCCGCCTGTGGTTACAACAAGCGCATTGCCGTATTATACAGTGGCATGGATCCCATCGATCGTGAGTTTGCTCTCGAGTACTTTTCTCCTGGTAATCAGTTCATTCTGATAGCAACGGGTGTAGCTGAGCGTGGACTGGACATACCTTACCTTGAACTAGTCATTAACTACACCCTTCCAGACCATTATGAGGCTTATGTTCACCGGATCGGTCGCACAGGTAGAGCAGGGAGGAAAGGTAAGGCTGTCAGTTTCTTCACACGAGGAAAAGATGATGAACTGGCGGCTGACCTCTGTGAAGGTCTTGAGCGGGCAGAACAACAGGTATCGGAAGAACTCTACGAGCGGGCTACAAAGGTGCGTGAGTTACGCAAGGGTGGAACTGCACGACACAATGCTCTCTTTCACCGTGGTTATATGCGGGCGAAAAAGCAGCGGTTCACCAACCGTGACCAAAAGGAGCAGTTCAAAACGGCACTGCGTGCGGCAGGATTGGAGGACGATATGCCAACGGGGTCGGATTCGGACTCCGGTTTCAGTAGTGGTGATGATAGCGATGTGGGTGTTAAGATTAAGGCTGTCGAAGAGGACAACGCTGACGACAGTTGCGACGCCGAACTTTCCAGTGCACTGACCATCCATAAAGGTGATGGTGCGCTCACCGTCAGCTCCGCTCAACTGCAAAAGCAGAAAGAGTCGTTGGAGGCGGCGTTGGCGTACGCCAGAAAGACAACGGAGATGGCCGTTAATCCAGCATCGAGGAACGTGCGCTTTGAGGCAGAATATCCTATCAATGACCTGCCAAATGTTGTGCGTTTGCGACTGCAGAACTCGGCAGTGCTGCGGTCGGTGGCGGAAGAAAGCAATTCAACAATAGTCCGTAAAGGTGTGTTCTATGATAAAAGTTTAAAGCACTCGCATCGCCTACGCGACGGTGTTCGGCCACTTTATCTTTTGATTATAGGCAAAACTGCTGAATCTGTGCGGGACACAGTGAAGAAGCTTAATAGCGTCAAGGAAGAGGCTCAAAGTCGTCTTCAGCAAAAAGTGTCGTCGGTTGGGGCACAGCTTTAGTTGTGACACTGCTACTGCACAACTGAAGGGATCACCATGGGTggagggggggaaaggggaaacgcTACAGGAGAAGATAATGTGGAACACTACGGCATGCTGTGCAACATGTTGTGGGGGAACACGCAACTTTTGGTGCAGTCTGTGCGGAATCGTCCATGAGTGTGCATTGGATTGAATCTCAATGAGCTTCGATCACACTCGGTTCTTATTCATTTACGAGCAGGCATGTGAAGACTGCCTCCGGCTGTTTTGGCACCTGCAGCATGTCTAACGGGAAACCAAATGATGACAATGGAGAACGGCttgtgcattttttttttttttgctattcaTGCATGTGTGTCATCCTTATTGTTTGTCAGTGTAAGTGGTCTccacctttcccctttctgacgcatgtcttttttttttctgttttcttccgTTGTGGCTTCGCGCGAAGCATACCTCCTCAACCATAGTTGTTTGCAGCTCTCATAAAAGTCTCTCTGTGCATTTATATTAAGTGGTGCAACATAACTCGAAGCAAGTTTGTAAAGGTGTGGGGCAGGCATACGCAGGTTCACCATAATCGGGAATATAAAAGGCCCTGTattcaataataaaaagggTTACGTGCCTAAATGACGGATGCAACTAAGATGGCTGGCCAACTTCTGTTCCAGAACACGTTGGCAGAGGTAGTGCGTAAGTTGCGCTCCAGTAACGAGAGCGAAGCGGAGGTGATTGAGCAATGTATTGCCGACATCAAGAGTGAGGTCACTTCCACTGTTCAGAGCGTTAAGGTCACCGCAGTGTTGAAAGCCGTCTACTTTTCCATGCTCGGCTACAGTGCAACATATGCTGCTTTCAACATCATTGAGGTTATGGCGGACAAGATGTTCGGATACAAACGTATCGGATATATGGCGGCATGTTTAACATTCACTCCGAAAACAGAGGTTCTCCCGTTGCTTACAGCTCTGTTGAAACGCGATCTTTCCAGCACTAACCAGTACGAGGTGGGTTTTGCGCTTTACTGCATTTCCACTGTTTCCTCTCCGGACCTCGCTAGGGACCTTGTAGTGGATGTGGTGAACTTATTGAGCCATCCGCGTAATTACGTTCGCAAAAAGGCGGTTCTTAGCCTCTACcgcattttttttgagtACCCCGAATCACTGAGACCAACCTACCCTCGGCTAAAGGAAAAGCTCGACAGTAGCAGTGAGCGGTGTGACAATGACCCGGCTGTGAGAGGTGCTCTGGTGTGCGTTTTGTGTGAACTGGCCAGACGTAATCCGGCCAGCTTCTTAGGTCTAGcggttcctttcttttccatgttGTCAACGATACAGAGCAATTGGACATTGATCAAGATAATAAAGGTTTTTGGTTACTTCGCTCCTCTTGAGCCTCGGCTGGGGAAGAAGCTTGTGGATCCGATTATTCGTATTGTTCAGACAACAGGTGCAAAGTCTGTACGTTACGAGTGCATTCTTGCTGTGGCCAACGGAATGAGCAAAACACCCTCACTAACGAAGATAGTCGCAGAGGAGCTTAGAGTTTTTGTAGAGGATAGCGATCAAAATTTGAAGTATTTGGGCCTTGACGCCATGTCTCGCATGGTTCGTGACAATGCAAAGCTGTTGGGCGGTCATCGTGATGTAGTTCTAGCATGCCTTGATGACATTGACACAACTATCCGTCGTAAGGCCCTTGAGGTTCTGAGTGGCCTtgtgacaaaaagaaacttcgTGTCAACCATCAATAACATGATGCATCGGTGTGTGCGGCTGCCTCCTGATGAGGAATGGTCTAACCGCGTATTAGCGACAGTAATCGAAGTTGCTCAAACTGACGATTATAGTTACGTGCAGGACTTTGAGTGGTACGTAAAGATCCTACTAGACATCAGCCTGGTGAACCTCTCCACCTACCAACACGGTGCCCTGGTACAGAAGGAACTTGTGACTGTACTGACAAGAGTGAACGCGGTACGGCAGTTTGGTGTTAACGAGCTCTCTCAGCTACTGTCGAACACTAACTTACTTAAAAGTGATCCATCCCGTTCCTCGCAGTGGGAAGTGTTGAAGGCGGCGGCCTTTCTCTGTGGAGAGTATCCTTATTGGCTTCAAGACAAACGGCGCACATGCGAACTATTGTTGAGCGAGCGGATTTCTTTACTAAAACCAGAAGTGCAAGTTGTTTGCGTCACTGCGGTGGGGAAGATTGTAGCATACATGCACAAGCCATGCCAGCGACACCTCGTTTTGGTGAATGGCGAGGAGGAGATACCATTACCAGAGGATTCCCTAACATTCGAGGAGTTGCGCGCTTCCATTCTCCAAACAGAAGCCATCACTGACAGCAACGGGACGGCGAAGGTGGTTGGAGCCACCGGCTCCATCTCTAATCGGCACgatgtggaaagaaaaaatctaTTAGGCCTCCAGTTATTCCGTCACAGCGTCCATCCAGACGTTCAGGAGCGGGCAAGCATGATTTTGTATCAGCTCAATGTCGACCCCGATATTGGCCCTCTACTATATGAACAGGAACTCCTTCCGGTTGCCATCGGTGCACAGGAGGCCGTGGAGCCACCGGAAGGATTGAATCTTGATGAACCATTTTGCAGTCACTTACCAGCGGGGTTGTCTCCATCTGACAGCGAAGAAGATGGAGCGGAAAATGATGAAGACCTTTACTATGTGGACGGCTATGATGCTATTGTTGCCCGCGAGCAGCGGCGGCGGGAAGAGGCCCGACGTGGCGAGGTTGCTCCGTTTTATATTAAAAATGATGCCTTATCACGGGATCAACTTTCAGAAGAGTTGCATTCCGCTGTCAGTGCTGCCCCGGCTCCAAAGACGTCAACGTCGTTTTACGTACCACAGAAATCTCAGGTAATCAATCGGTATCTGTCACGTCCCAAGAATTATGATGCTGCGGCTCATGGGC from Trypanosoma brucei brucei TREU927 chromosome 5, complete sequence encodes:
- a CDS encoding ATP-dependent DEAD/H RNA helicase, putative; amino-acid sequence: MPKREREDSKDSCSGDTSCSTDSSTSDSSSSCSIFSSSSGSAKRRSKKASFEVHKIDNGNSGDTTSKSNTSPRPNDGAVKLDVSAVLRAELQPKLTETLGDHALEPVYGIKDENNGNSGRAVYEDGGGMQHEGYGNISSDNDSLDDRFGTSASTSSTDADDEAVEDFRERLLAHAQVTSAAKKEHSTSIESEGLLGSGLNPARALEHLRKALLKPVSSTALAVVSATDESHDLMDAVVSAKLPPPPADDVKRLRKLHYVDHSTIEYPPIQKEFYVSPPDVRGLDAGELKELLKELDGAKVRGRDPPRPMRSWTGSGLADSVLEALAEGGFQQPFAVQSLGAPVLMSGRDLLVVAKTGSGKTLSYLLPLIRHCMGQRACKKGEGPITLVLVPTHELGCQIVRVAEKLCSAAHLRLVASYGLVPLSDNIKQCRAGCEVMVSTPGRLLDLLTVGGGGVLSLRFVSFVVVDEADRMFDSGFAEHVEAFLKNIRPDRQLAMFSATMPKELKKVICRHLHDPIEITVGGKPTPASNVEQRFFFFDEELYDVDVESRSEDKKFLKLLQILGEEGGNGEHLILIFTQQKKECDELFARLSACGYNKRIAVLYSGMDPIDREFALEYFSPGNQFILIATGVAERGLDIPYLELVINYTLPDHYEAYVHRIGRTGRAGRKGKAVSFFTRGKDDELAADLCEGLERAEQQVSEELYERATKVRELRKGGTARHNALFHRGYMRAKKQRFTNRDQKEQFKTALRAAGLEDDMPTGSDSDSGFSSGDDSDVGVKIKAVEEDNADDSCDAELSSALTIHKGDGALTVSSAQLQKQKESLEAALAYARKTTEMAVNPASRNVRFEAEYPINDLPNVVRLRLQNSAVLRSVAEESNSTIVRKGVFYDKSLKHSHRLRDGVRPLYLLIIGKTAESVRDTVKKLNSVKEEAQSRLQQKVSSVGAQL
- a CDS encoding delta-adaptin, putative (similar to Adapter-related protein complex 3 delta 1 subunit (Delta-adaptin 3)(AP-3 complex delta subunit) (Delta-adaptin). (Swiss-Prot:O14617) [Homo sapiens;]), with translation MTDATKMAGQLLFQNTLAEVVRKLRSSNESEAEVIEQCIADIKSEVTSTVQSVKVTAVLKAVYFSMLGYSATYAAFNIIEVMADKMFGYKRIGYMAACLTFTPKTEVLPLLTALLKRDLSSTNQYEVGFALYCISTVSSPDLARDLVVDVVNLLSHPRNYVRKKAVLSLYRIFFEYPESLRPTYPRLKEKLDSSSERCDNDPAVRGALVCVLCELARRNPASFLGLAVPFFSMLSTIQSNWTLIKIIKVFGYFAPLEPRLGKKLVDPIIRIVQTTGAKSVRYECILAVANGMSKTPSLTKIVAEELRVFVEDSDQNLKYLGLDAMSRMVRDNAKLLGGHRDVVLACLDDIDTTIRRKALEVLSGLVTKRNFVSTINNMMHRCVRLPPDEEWSNRVLATVIEVAQTDDYSYVQDFEWYVKILLDISLVNLSTYQHGALVQKELVTVLTRVNAVRQFGVNELSQLLSNTNLLKSDPSRSSQWEVLKAAAFLCGEYPYWLQDKRRTCELLLSERISLLKPEVQVVCVTAVGKIVAYMHKPCQRHLVLVNGEEEIPLPEDSLTFEELRASILQTEAITDSNGTAKVVGATGSISNRHDVERKNLLGLQLFRHSVHPDVQERASMILYQLNVDPDIGPLLYEQELLPVAIGAQEAVEPPEGLNLDEPFCSHLPAGLSPSDSEEDGAENDEDLYYVDGYDAIVAREQRRREEARRGEVAPFYIKNDALSRDQLSEELHSAVSAAPAPKTSTSFYVPQKSQVINRYLSRPKNYDAAAHGQRRIQDEDVDEATKKFRNVDVTRSLAPDERLPEPIPYGRLQQSATTEGTAAAAAAAAALDFMVDESFDPLVLLEEKYLRVTAFVLSCRVRKAGTQITMAVEISNLASSSSMRNVSLRFQPNNDNYTTERVRLEADKSQEAITGANRPKTGRGDNKNAVGEGGDGDKEVEESDRSIFVSKCMKGTTTLRTKMLLTFSGSLPPSLTEPLLFSLLYTREKKPTESLLPMPLSYRYFAKSHVDTTSVEFMQTIMARHLSESPVLTCFVAVAASCVPLVLPAIQQQLRLRPVDIFKDAASFYSVLQSRKSAANHAHVAVVLLEDELEGEKGISIAVKSEHTSLAELLAQEIAKLLMTATS